The Rhizobium rosettiformans genomic sequence ATCATGCAACGCACGAATGAGGTCGGCGGCGAAGATGAACGAGCCCTTCAGCACCGAAATGACCAGGAGGTCGTCGCAGGGGCCCTTGATGATATCCTGGGCGAGTTCGAGATTACGCTGCCGGATCTGCTCGGCGGTAAAGAGCGGTTCGATGTTCTTTCCGCGAACTACGGGCATGGGGAACTCCTCGCTTGTCGACCTCAGGTCCTTGGCCGGCGGCATGCCGGAAAGGCAAGGGCCTTAGCACACTGGCAAGGGCTTAGGCACCCGACTCTTCGAAGGAAAGCCGGACTTCCGGCGTTTTTCCACCGGGATGCTGGAGACGGGTGACGATGCCGCGGCTCTCGCCGCCATCGAGGCTCGACACTGGCGGCTCGATATAGGTGCTGGCGATCACCTGCCCGTCGATGAGAAGATCGGCACGAAGCTTGGGCACCGACACTTCCCGGGCGGTGCGGTTCTCGACGATGGCATTGAGCAGGAGAACACGCATCCCGTTGCGGTCCTGTGGCGTCAGGTTGACATGCGTGAAGTCAAGCGGCTTGGCGGCAATCTCCGGATGCTCACCGTCGCCGAAGACCAACTGCCCGGCAAGCGAGAAGATGGAAACGAAGGCAATCGCCACCAGAAGGGAGAAAGCGACGTCCGACAGCCGTTGCAGACGCTGTTCGATGGCGTAGACTGCGGTGCGGAGGATCGCGCTCAGATCGGGAGTTAGTGATGCCGAAGACGCGGATGCAGCCGGGCGCGGCGATGCCTTCGGGGTCTCACGGACCGTGACGAACTGCGCATCGACGACTTCGTGACGCGCGGCACGCTGGTGCTGGTGATCGATCCGTCGGCGGGCACGATCCGGCGGCAGGAGATCGAGGTCCGCGGCGGCGGCCTGCTTCTGGTGACGGAAAGCGCTCATGTGTGCGGACCTTTCGCACAGCCAAAATCGGATACCCCGAAAGTCGGCGGTTGAAACGAATCCTCACCAGTCGTAAATTCAATTGGTTAATGCTTCGGAAAGACGGCTGAGAAAGCCAGGCGCCCTGGGGCATGTTTACCGGCCGTTTACGATCGTCGTTTACGCGCCCCAGACCTCGGACACGTCAGACTGGGCCCCCTTTGATCCATTTCGAAAATGTCGGCCTGCGCTATGGGATGGGACCGGAGATCCTCCGCGACCTGACCTTCGACCTGCCGAAGGGGTCCTTCCAGTTCCTGACCGGCCCGTCGGGCGCCGGCAAGACGACGCTTCTACGTCTGCTCTTCATGTCGCTGCAGCCGACGCGCGGACTGATCAAGAGCTTTGGCCGCGATATCACCAGCATACCCCGCAATGAACTGCCGATGCTCCGTCGTCGCGTCGGCATCGTCTTTCAGGATTTCCGCCTACTCGACCACCTGACGACCTATGAGAACGTGGCGCTCCCCTTGCGCGTACGCGGCAAAGCCGAACAGACCTACAAGCAGGATGTCATTGAACTCTTGAAATGGGTGGGCCTCGGCGAGCGCATCAACGTGCTGCCGCCGGTGCTTTCGGGTGGCGAGAAGCAGCGCGTGGCCATTGCCCGCGCGCTGATCGACCGGCCGGAGATCCTCCTCGCAGACGAACCGACAGGCAATGTCGATCCGCCCATGGCACGCCGGCTCCTGAGCCTCTTCCTGGAGCTCAACCGTCTCGGCACGGCGGTGGTGATTGCCACCCATGATCTGGCCTTGATGGACCAGGTGGATGCACGCCGCATGATCCTCACCGACGGGCGGCTCGACATCTATGAATGAGATCCCCCAGAACCCAAACCAGACGCCTGGTCAAAAGAAGCGCCGCATCGAGATGACGGTGAGGCCGACAGGTCCGATCCTGCCGCCGTCGAACATCCAGGGCAATGCGCTGATGGTGGTGATCGCCATCATGGCCTTTCTCGCCTGCCTGACGCTTGGCGGCGTTTCCATGGTCCGCGCCACGGCCGCCGGCTGGCAGAGCGAGATCTCTCGCGAGATTACCATCCAGATCAAACCCGAAGAAGGCCTAGACATGGGGGCCGCCCTTGTGAAGGCGCGCGATCTGGCGCTGACCTTCGTCGGCACCCGTGACGGCCAGATCATGGATGACAGCGCAACAGCGCGCCTGCTCGAACCCTGGCTCGGCACGGGGCTCAACCTCGAAGACCTGCCCGTTCCACGACTGATCGTGATCACCATCGACGAGACCAATCCGCCAGACTTCGACGCCATGCGCGCGCTTCTGAATGAAGAAGTGCCACAGGCCTTCCTCGACGACCATCGCACCTGGGTCGACCGGCTGGTGCAGATGGCCCGCACGACGGTGCTGATCGGCTCGGGCATCCTGATCCTCGTCTTCACCGCGATGGTGCTGACGGTGGTCTTTGCGACGCGCGGTGCCTTGTCGGGCAATCGCCACATAATCGAGGTGCTGCATTTCGTCGGCGCGGAGGGCAGCTTCGTCGCCCAGGAGTTTCAGAAACACTTTCTGAAGATCAGCATGAAGGGCGCAGCCGTCGGAGCCGTGCTGGCAGCAAGCTTTTTTGCACTTGCCAGTTTCTGGCAAAGCCGCTCGCTGGCAACACCGGAAAGCGACCAGGCGACGGCACTCTTCGGTACCTTCACGATCGGCTGGGGTGGCTATCTCGGCATCTTCGCGACGATGATCGTGATCGCGCTTCTGACCACCATCACGGCGCGCCTGACGGTCATGCGCACGATCTATGAAATCGATCTCATTCGCTCCGATCCGGCCCGCACGGACGGCCTTCTCGACGATTGATGAAATCTCGCATGTTGACTTGCCTTAAAGCCGCCTGTTCGCTGTGGGAAATCCCGGCTATTCACGGGCTATGAGCATGGATCGGATGACCTCGAATCAACCGCTGCGTGACGGCGACCGCCCTCCTTCCGGAGACGGCCTCTTTGCGCGCAAAGGCCTGATACGCCGGGCTTTGCGCTATGGCGGGATGCTCGTGATCCTCAGCGCCGCGGTGCTGGTGGCCGGCTTTCTGATCTTCGCTGATTCGGTGAGCAACATGCGTCCGCCCGAGACGGTGAAGGCAGATGCGATCGTCGTTCTGACCGGAGGGTACCAGCGCATCGAGCAGGCGATCGATCTTCTGAAGCGCGGCTACGGCGAAAGACTTCTGATCTCGGGGGTCAATCCCGCGACCACCGCAGGCCAGATCCGCAAGGCGACGCGCACCTCACCCGACCTCTTCGACTGCTGCGTCGATATCGGCTATGCCGCGATCGACACGATCGGCAATGCCAACGAGACGGCGATCTGGATCCGTGACAAGGGCTATCGCTCCATCCTAGTCGTCACCAGCAACTACCATCTCTCCCGCAGCCTGATGGAATTGCGCCGCAGCGATCCAGACACCGAATTCATCGGCTATCCCGTGGTCAATGCCGATCTGAAGACGCGCGCCTGGTACAGCGAGCCGGATGCGATGCGCACCATGCTGGCCGAATACGGGAAGACGGTGATTGCCTATGTCAGGGGCGTGACCGGATGGAGCCGTGATCAGGGCCTGCGTCCGGACGGAGAAATCACCGAATCTGGACGCACATCCTGACCAGCAAGAAGAAGCTAGCGCTTTTGCTGGCGGGACTTTTGCTCTAATGACGGTTTCGCCCGCCCTCGAGAGCCCCACGATATGATTGCCCTGCGTTCCATTCTCTTCAACATCGCCTTTTACGCGAACCTCATCCTCAGGATGATCGTGCTGTCGCCGATCTACTTCCTCTTGCCGCGCAAGAAGGCCTTCTTTGTGCCGAAGGACTGGGCACGCGCCAATCACTGGCTGATGGAGAAAATCGTAGGTACAACGTTTACGGTCGAGGGGCTGGAGAACATTCCTAAGAGCGGCGGCTATATTCTGGCGCCCAAGCACCAGTCCTTCTGGGACACCTATGCGCTGCTTCCCTGGCTGGATGATCCGGTCTACATCCTGAAGCGCGAGCTGATGTGGATCCCGGTCTTCGGTTGGTATGTCGCCAAGCAGCGGATGATCCCGGTCAATCGCGGCGCCAAGGGCAAGGTCATGGCTCAAGTGATCGAACGGACCAAGTTGGAAATGGCCAATGGTCGCCAGCTGATCATCTATCCCGAGGGCACCCGCCGCCCGCCGGGCGCGCCGCCGGAATACAAATATGGCATCGCCCGTCTCTACCGCGACATCAACGTGCCCGTCGTGCCCGTCGCCATGCATCCCGGTCTCTTCTGGCCGCGCCGCAAGTTCCTGCGCTTTCCGGGTCACTTCGTCGTCCGCATCCTGCCGCCGATCGAGCCGGGTCTCGATCCCGACGTCATGCAGGCAACCCTGATGGAACGCCTGGAGGCGGCAAGCGACGAATTGCTGATCAAGACGGCCAAGGATAACCCGCAGCTGCCGCTGCCTCCCACGGCCGTGAACAGGCTGAAGGAACTCGGAGCGCTCTAAGCGCATTCAAGACAGGAATGCGTTTGGGGCTTCAGGCTCCGTTCGCGGTGATGGCGGAAGCCACGCTCTCGAGCCAGTGGTCGCGGATGCCGATTTCCCTGAGATGGGCGACGGTATTGGCGACATAGACCGGATTGGGACCAGAGCGACCGACGGCGCCCTCGACGATCTGCGCCGCCTCCTCGACCGTGACGGCGCCTGCATATTGCGGGTGGGCCCGATCGATGACGTAGGTGAGCGCCCGGACAGAGCGGCCGTCGGAAAGCTGGGTGCGGACGTGGCGCTCGAGATAGACGCTGGTGACGAGTTCGCGTTCGCGCAGATAGTCAACGGTGGACTGCCACGAAGATGGCGCGACCCGAAAGGCGACACCCTTGCAGGAGCCGCCGCGGTCGAGCCCCAGCACCAGGCCGGGCCTATCTTCGGTTCCGCGGTGAACATAGGAGCGCACACAGAGGGAACGACGATAACCGCCGAGCCGGGCAAGCACTCTTTCTTCATAGGGAAAGCCCGGATTCCACATCAGCGATCCGTAGCCAAAGACCCAAAATTCGTCCATATCGCACGCCAATCCAAGACACGTGAAGTGATCGCAACGAGGAGCATCCCATGGCCATGTCGACCGCGCCGGAAAGCACGATCAGCCGAAAGGTTGTCCGGCTCGGCGTTTTGATCGTCCTCGTCATCGCTGTCTATAGTGTCGGCTGGTATTTTGCTGCGGAATTTCTGAAGAAACGCATTCTGACCTTCTTCGGCGGCGGAAATCCGGCAGGCGTCACCGCGACCTGCGAGGACGCGACGCTTGGCGGCTATCCCTTCCGCTTCCGGCTGAACTGCACGCGACTTGCCTTCGACGATCACTTCCAGGGCGTGGCCGCCTCCTTCGGCTCGATGCGCGCGGCAGCCCAGATCTACAACCCAGGCCATGTCGTCTGGGAGCTGGATGGCCCGGCGGAAATACGCTCCGCGCTCGGCTTCAACACCGCCATCGACTGGACCAACATGCAGTCCAGCTTCCGCATCGGACTGTCGGGCCTTTCGCGCAGTTCGCTGATGATGGAAGGGCTGAATGCGACGGTCACCTCGACGGTCTCGAACATGCAGGTGCAGATGACGGCGCCGAGCGCCCAGTCGCATGTCCGCCAGAACGAAGGCAATCTCGATTATGCGACGCTGGTCCGCGATATGTCGGTCTCGATTGGCGGCACCCAGATTGCGCTTCCGCCCATCTCGGCAAGCCTCGACGCCACCTTCGCCGACAAGGGCGGACTGCTCGATCCCCGTGTCGCGCAGGAGCAGAAGCTCTACGGCACCAGGGGCGAGGTGCGCCGCATGGTGGTCGACATGGGCGAAGGCCGTGTTCTGACGCTGAGCGGCCCCTTCGAAGTGGGTGAGGACGGCCTGATCTCGGGGCGGATCAAACTGCAGGTCGAACAGGTCCGTGCCTGGCGCGATGCCATGAAGACGGCCTATCCGGAACAAGCCAGCATGATCGACAATGTCGCCAACGTGCTGCGGGCACTCGCCTTCGGCCGGGACGACAGCGAAGCCGAGATCACCATCCAGAACGGGGTGGCATCGCTTGGCTTCATTCCGCTTGGACAGATCCCGCCGCTTTAAGGCGGCGGAATTGGCTCACTTGTCGAGCGCGTGACGGCCGAAGTCCGGCACGTCGACATCCTGGCCTGCCTGAACGATGGAACGGCGTATGGTGCGGGTGCGCGAAAAGAGTTCGAACAGCTTGTCCCCTTCGCCCCAGCGGATCGCCCGCTGCAGATAGGCAAGGTCCTCCGAAAAGCGCGCCAGCATTTCCAGGATCGCATCCTTGTTGTGCAGGCAGACATCCCGCCACATGGTCGGGTCCGAGGCGGCCAGACGCGTGAAATCGCGGAAACCCGAAGCGGAATACTTGATGACTTCCGATTCCGTCACCGCTTCCAGATCATCCGCCGTGCCGACGATGTTGTAGGCGATGATGTGCGGCAAATGCGAAACGATGGCGAGCACCTTGTCGTGGTGCTGCGGATCCATCTCGTCACACATCGATCCCAGCGCCTCCCAGAAACCGCGCAGACGGGCCATCGCTTGAGCATCCGTGCCTTCGAGCGGCGTGAAGATGCACCAGCGGCCCTTGAAGAGACCTGGAAAGCCGGCGTCGGGACCAGACTTCTCCGTACCCGCCAGCGGGTGTCCGGGAATGAAATGCACGTTGTCTGGCATATGCGGCGCCATCTGCGCGATGACGGATGCCTTGGTCGAGCCGACATCGGTAACGATGGCGCCGGGTTTCAGGTTGGGTGCGATCTGCTGCGCCACCGCTTCCGAGGCGCCGACCGGCACGGAGACGATGACCAGATCGGCATCCTTCACGGCATCGGCTACGGAGGCGACATAAACCGTGCCGAGCTCCAGTTCTTCCGCCCGCTTCAGCGTCTCGGGGCTGCGGGTCGAGATGACCACATCCTTGGCCAGGCCGAGCTTCTTGATGTCCCTTGCGATCGACGAGCCGATGAGGCCGATACCGATCAGGGCGATGCGGTCGAACAGGATTTCAGACATCAGGAGCGTTCC encodes the following:
- the ftsE gene encoding cell division ATP-binding protein FtsE, producing the protein MIHFENVGLRYGMGPEILRDLTFDLPKGSFQFLTGPSGAGKTTLLRLLFMSLQPTRGLIKSFGRDITSIPRNELPMLRRRVGIVFQDFRLLDHLTTYENVALPLRVRGKAEQTYKQDVIELLKWVGLGERINVLPPVLSGGEKQRVAIARALIDRPEILLADEPTGNVDPPMARRLLSLFLELNRLGTAVVIATHDLALMDQVDARRMILTDGRLDIYE
- a CDS encoding cell division protein FtsX, whose amino-acid sequence is MNEIPQNPNQTPGQKKRRIEMTVRPTGPILPPSNIQGNALMVVIAIMAFLACLTLGGVSMVRATAAGWQSEISREITIQIKPEEGLDMGAALVKARDLALTFVGTRDGQIMDDSATARLLEPWLGTGLNLEDLPVPRLIVITIDETNPPDFDAMRALLNEEVPQAFLDDHRTWVDRLVQMARTTVLIGSGILILVFTAMVLTVVFATRGALSGNRHIIEVLHFVGAEGSFVAQEFQKHFLKISMKGAAVGAVLAASFFALASFWQSRSLATPESDQATALFGTFTIGWGGYLGIFATMIVIALLTTITARLTVMRTIYEIDLIRSDPARTDGLLDD
- a CDS encoding YdcF family protein produces the protein MTSNQPLRDGDRPPSGDGLFARKGLIRRALRYGGMLVILSAAVLVAGFLIFADSVSNMRPPETVKADAIVVLTGGYQRIEQAIDLLKRGYGERLLISGVNPATTAGQIRKATRTSPDLFDCCVDIGYAAIDTIGNANETAIWIRDKGYRSILVVTSNYHLSRSLMELRRSDPDTEFIGYPVVNADLKTRAWYSEPDAMRTMLAEYGKTVIAYVRGVTGWSRDQGLRPDGEITESGRTS
- a CDS encoding lysophospholipid acyltransferase family protein produces the protein MIALRSILFNIAFYANLILRMIVLSPIYFLLPRKKAFFVPKDWARANHWLMEKIVGTTFTVEGLENIPKSGGYILAPKHQSFWDTYALLPWLDDPVYILKRELMWIPVFGWYVAKQRMIPVNRGAKGKVMAQVIERTKLEMANGRQLIIYPEGTRRPPGAPPEYKYGIARLYRDINVPVVPVAMHPGLFWPRRKFLRFPGHFVVRILPPIEPGLDPDVMQATLMERLEAASDELLIKTAKDNPQLPLPPTAVNRLKELGAL
- a CDS encoding gamma-glutamylcyclotransferase; its protein translation is MDEFWVFGYGSLMWNPGFPYEERVLARLGGYRRSLCVRSYVHRGTEDRPGLVLGLDRGGSCKGVAFRVAPSSWQSTVDYLRERELVTSVYLERHVRTQLSDGRSVRALTYVIDRAHPQYAGAVTVEEAAQIVEGAVGRSGPNPVYVANTVAHLREIGIRDHWLESVASAITANGA
- a CDS encoding DUF2125 domain-containing protein encodes the protein MAMSTAPESTISRKVVRLGVLIVLVIAVYSVGWYFAAEFLKKRILTFFGGGNPAGVTATCEDATLGGYPFRFRLNCTRLAFDDHFQGVAASFGSMRAAAQIYNPGHVVWELDGPAEIRSALGFNTAIDWTNMQSSFRIGLSGLSRSSLMMEGLNATVTSTVSNMQVQMTAPSAQSHVRQNEGNLDYATLVRDMSVSIGGTQIALPPISASLDATFADKGGLLDPRVAQEQKLYGTRGEVRRMVVDMGEGRVLTLSGPFEVGEDGLISGRIKLQVEQVRAWRDAMKTAYPEQASMIDNVANVLRALAFGRDDSEAEITIQNGVASLGFIPLGQIPPL
- a CDS encoding prephenate/arogenate dehydrogenase family protein, with translation MSEILFDRIALIGIGLIGSSIARDIKKLGLAKDVVISTRSPETLKRAEELELGTVYVASVADAVKDADLVIVSVPVGASEAVAQQIAPNLKPGAIVTDVGSTKASVIAQMAPHMPDNVHFIPGHPLAGTEKSGPDAGFPGLFKGRWCIFTPLEGTDAQAMARLRGFWEALGSMCDEMDPQHHDKVLAIVSHLPHIIAYNIVGTADDLEAVTESEVIKYSASGFRDFTRLAASDPTMWRDVCLHNKDAILEMLARFSEDLAYLQRAIRWGEGDKLFELFSRTRTIRRSIVQAGQDVDVPDFGRHALDK